In Castor canadensis chromosome 11, mCasCan1.hap1v2, whole genome shotgun sequence, a single genomic region encodes these proteins:
- the Crtc2 gene encoding CREB-regulated transcription coactivator 2 isoform X5 → MATSGANGPGSATASASNPRKFSEKIALQKQRQAEETAAFEEVMMDIGSTRLQAQKLRLAYTRSSHYGGSLPNVNQIGCGLAEFQSPLHSPLDSSRSTRHHGLVERVQRDPRRMVSPLRRYPRHIDSSPYSPAYLSPPPESSWRRTMPWGNFPAEKGQLFRLPSALNRTSSDSALHTSVMNPNPQDTYPGPTPPTVLPSRRGGLLDGKMDSKVPAIEENLLDDKHLLKPWDTKKLSSSSSRPRSCEVPGINIFPSPDQPANVPVLPPAMNTGGSLPDLTNLHFPPPLPTPLDPEETAYPSLSGGNSTSNLTHTMTHLGISGGLGLGPGYNAPGLHSPLSHPSLQSSLSNPNLQASLSSPQPQLQGSHSHPSLPASSLAHHALPTTSLGHPSLSAPALSSSSSSSSTSSPVLGAPPYPASTPGASPRHRRVPLSPLSLPAGPADARRSQQQLPKQFSPTMSPTLSSITQGVPLDTSKLPTDQRLPPYPYSPPSLVLPTQSPTPKSLQQPGLPSQACLVQPSGGQPPSRQPHFGTLYPPGSSGHGQQSYHRPMSDFSLGNLAL, encoded by the exons TTACAGGCCCAAAAACTGCGACTGGCTTACACAAGGAGCTCCCATTATGGTGGGTCTCTGCCCAATGTTAACCAGATTGGCTGTGGCCTGGCCGAGTTCCAG AGCCCCCTCCACTCACCTTTGGATTCATCTCGGAGCACTCGGCACCACGGGCTGGTTGAACGAGTGCAGCGAGATCCCCGCAGAATGGTGTCCCCGCTCCGCCGATACCCCCGC CACATTGACAGTTCTCCCTACAGTCCTGCCTACTTATCTCCTCCTCCGGAGTCCAGCTGGAGAAG gACGATGCCCTGGGGCAATTTCCCTGCAGAGAAGGGGCAGTTGTTTCGACTGCCATCTGCACTTAACAG GACAAGCTCTGACTCTGCCCTTCATACAAGTGTGATGAACCCCAACCCCCAGGACACATATCCAGGTCCCACACCTCCCACTGTCCTGCCCAGCCGCCGTGGAG GTTTGCTGGATGGCAAAATGGACTCCAAAG tcCCTGCTATTGAGGAGAACTTGCTAGATGACAAGCATTTGCTGAAACCATGGGATACTAAGAAG ctttcctcatcctcctcccgaCCTCGGTCCTGTGAAGTCCCTGGAATTAA CATCTTTCCATCTCCTGACCAGCCTGCCAATGTGCCTGTCCTCCCACCTGCCATGAACACAGGGGGCTCCCTACCTGATCTCACCAACCTGCACTTTCCCCCACCGCTGCCCACCCCCTTGGACCCTGAGGAGACAGCCTATCCCAGCCTGAGTGGGGGCAACAGTACCTCTAATTTGACCCACACCATGACACATCTGGGCATCAGTGGAGGTCTGGGCCTGGGCCCAGGCTATAATGCACCAG GACTTCACTCACCTCTCAGCCACCCATCCCTGCAGTCCTCCCTAAGCAACCCCAACCTCCAGGCTTCCCTGAGCAGCCCTCAGCCCCAGCTTCAGGGCTCCCACAGTCACCCCTCACTGCCTGCCTCCTCCTTGGCCCACCATGCACTGCCCACCACCTCCCTAGGCCACCCGTCACTCAGTGCCCCagccctctcctcctcttcttcttcatccTCCACTTCATCTCCTGTCCTGGGTGCCCCCCCTTACCCAGCTTCTACTCCTGGGGCCTCCCCCCGCCACCGCCGTGTGCCCCTCAGCCCCCTGAGTTTGCCCGCGGGTCCAGCCGACGCCAGAAGGTCCCAACAGCAGCTGCCCAAACAGTTTTCGCCAACAATGTCACCCACCTTGTCTTCCATCACTCAG ggCGTCCCCCTGGACACCAGTAAACTGCCTACTGACCAGCGGCTGCCTCCATACCCATATAGCCCCCCGAGTCTGGTCCTGCCCACCCAGTCACCCACCCCAAAGTCTCTACAGCAGCCAGGACTGCCCTCTCAGGCCTGCTTAGTGCAGCCCTCAGGTGGGCAGCCCCCAAGCAGGCAGCCTCATTTTGGGACACTGTATCCACCTGGGTCTAGTGGGCACGGGCAACAGTCTTACCACCGGCCAATGAGTGACTTCAGCCTGGGGAAC CTTGCTCTTTGA
- the Crtc2 gene encoding CREB-regulated transcription coactivator 2 isoform X1: MATSGANGPGSATASASNPRKFSEKIALQKQRQAEETAAFEEVMMDIGSTRLQAQKLRLAYTRSSHYGGSLPNVNQIGCGLAEFQSPLHSPLDSSRSTRHHGLVERVQRDPRRMVSPLRRYPRHIDSSPYSPAYLSPPPESSWRRTMPWGNFPAEKGQLFRLPSALNRTSSDSALHTSVMNPNPQDTYPGPTPPTVLPSRRGGLLDGKMDSKVPAIEENLLDDKHLLKPWDTKKLSSSSSRPRSCEVPGINIFPSPDQPANVPVLPPAMNTGGSLPDLTNLHFPPPLPTPLDPEETAYPSLSGGNSTSNLTHTMTHLGISGGLGLGPGYNAPGLHSPLSHPSLQSSLSNPNLQASLSSPQPQLQGSHSHPSLPASSLAHHALPTTSLGHPSLSAPALSSSSSSSSTSSPVLGAPPYPASTPGASPRHRRVPLSPLSLPAGPADARRSQQQLPKQFSPTMSPTLSSITQGVPLDTSKLPTDQRLPPYPYSPPSLVLPTQSPTPKSLQQPGLPSQACLVQPSGGQPPSRQPHFGTLYPPGSSGHGQQSYHRPMSDFSLGNLEQFSMESPSTSLVLDPPGFSEGPGFLGGEGPVGGPQDPHALNHQNLTHCSRHGSGPNIILTGDSSPGFSKEIAAALAGVPGFEVSAAGLELGLGLEDELHMEPLGLEGLNMLSDPCALLPDPAVEDSFRSDRLQ; the protein is encoded by the exons TTACAGGCCCAAAAACTGCGACTGGCTTACACAAGGAGCTCCCATTATGGTGGGTCTCTGCCCAATGTTAACCAGATTGGCTGTGGCCTGGCCGAGTTCCAG AGCCCCCTCCACTCACCTTTGGATTCATCTCGGAGCACTCGGCACCACGGGCTGGTTGAACGAGTGCAGCGAGATCCCCGCAGAATGGTGTCCCCGCTCCGCCGATACCCCCGC CACATTGACAGTTCTCCCTACAGTCCTGCCTACTTATCTCCTCCTCCGGAGTCCAGCTGGAGAAG gACGATGCCCTGGGGCAATTTCCCTGCAGAGAAGGGGCAGTTGTTTCGACTGCCATCTGCACTTAACAG GACAAGCTCTGACTCTGCCCTTCATACAAGTGTGATGAACCCCAACCCCCAGGACACATATCCAGGTCCCACACCTCCCACTGTCCTGCCCAGCCGCCGTGGAG GTTTGCTGGATGGCAAAATGGACTCCAAAG tcCCTGCTATTGAGGAGAACTTGCTAGATGACAAGCATTTGCTGAAACCATGGGATACTAAGAAG ctttcctcatcctcctcccgaCCTCGGTCCTGTGAAGTCCCTGGAATTAA CATCTTTCCATCTCCTGACCAGCCTGCCAATGTGCCTGTCCTCCCACCTGCCATGAACACAGGGGGCTCCCTACCTGATCTCACCAACCTGCACTTTCCCCCACCGCTGCCCACCCCCTTGGACCCTGAGGAGACAGCCTATCCCAGCCTGAGTGGGGGCAACAGTACCTCTAATTTGACCCACACCATGACACATCTGGGCATCAGTGGAGGTCTGGGCCTGGGCCCAGGCTATAATGCACCAG GACTTCACTCACCTCTCAGCCACCCATCCCTGCAGTCCTCCCTAAGCAACCCCAACCTCCAGGCTTCCCTGAGCAGCCCTCAGCCCCAGCTTCAGGGCTCCCACAGTCACCCCTCACTGCCTGCCTCCTCCTTGGCCCACCATGCACTGCCCACCACCTCCCTAGGCCACCCGTCACTCAGTGCCCCagccctctcctcctcttcttcttcatccTCCACTTCATCTCCTGTCCTGGGTGCCCCCCCTTACCCAGCTTCTACTCCTGGGGCCTCCCCCCGCCACCGCCGTGTGCCCCTCAGCCCCCTGAGTTTGCCCGCGGGTCCAGCCGACGCCAGAAGGTCCCAACAGCAGCTGCCCAAACAGTTTTCGCCAACAATGTCACCCACCTTGTCTTCCATCACTCAG ggCGTCCCCCTGGACACCAGTAAACTGCCTACTGACCAGCGGCTGCCTCCATACCCATATAGCCCCCCGAGTCTGGTCCTGCCCACCCAGTCACCCACCCCAAAGTCTCTACAGCAGCCAGGACTGCCCTCTCAGGCCTGCTTAGTGCAGCCCTCAGGTGGGCAGCCCCCAAGCAGGCAGCCTCATTTTGGGACACTGTATCCACCTGGGTCTAGTGGGCACGGGCAACAGTCTTACCACCGGCCAATGAGTGACTTCAGCCTGGGGAAC CTGGAGCAGTTCAGCATGGAGAGCCCATCTACCAGCCTGGTGCTGGACCCCCCTGGCTTTTCTGAAGGGCCTGGATTTTTAGGGGGTGAGGGGCCAGTGGGTGGCCCTCAGGACCCTCATGCCCTCAACCACCAGAACTTGACCCACTGTTCTCGGCATGGCTCAGGACCTAACATCATCCTCACAG GAGACTCCTCTCCAGGTTTCTCTAAGGAGATTGCAGCAGCCCTGGCTGGAGTACCTGGCTTTGAGGTGTCAGCAGCTGGGTtggagctggggctggggcttgAAGATGAGCTGCACATGGAGCCACTGGGCCTGGAAGGGCTAAACATGCTGAGTGACCCCTGTGCTTTGCTGCCCGATCCTGCTGTAGAGGATTCATTCCGCAGTGACCGGTTACAGTGA
- the Crtc2 gene encoding CREB-regulated transcription coactivator 2 isoform X2, translating to MATSGANGPGSATASASNPRKFSEKIALQKQRQAEETAAFEEVMMDIGSTRAQKLRLAYTRSSHYGGSLPNVNQIGCGLAEFQSPLHSPLDSSRSTRHHGLVERVQRDPRRMVSPLRRYPRHIDSSPYSPAYLSPPPESSWRRTMPWGNFPAEKGQLFRLPSALNRTSSDSALHTSVMNPNPQDTYPGPTPPTVLPSRRGGLLDGKMDSKVPAIEENLLDDKHLLKPWDTKKLSSSSSRPRSCEVPGINIFPSPDQPANVPVLPPAMNTGGSLPDLTNLHFPPPLPTPLDPEETAYPSLSGGNSTSNLTHTMTHLGISGGLGLGPGYNAPGLHSPLSHPSLQSSLSNPNLQASLSSPQPQLQGSHSHPSLPASSLAHHALPTTSLGHPSLSAPALSSSSSSSSTSSPVLGAPPYPASTPGASPRHRRVPLSPLSLPAGPADARRSQQQLPKQFSPTMSPTLSSITQGVPLDTSKLPTDQRLPPYPYSPPSLVLPTQSPTPKSLQQPGLPSQACLVQPSGGQPPSRQPHFGTLYPPGSSGHGQQSYHRPMSDFSLGNLEQFSMESPSTSLVLDPPGFSEGPGFLGGEGPVGGPQDPHALNHQNLTHCSRHGSGPNIILTGDSSPGFSKEIAAALAGVPGFEVSAAGLELGLGLEDELHMEPLGLEGLNMLSDPCALLPDPAVEDSFRSDRLQ from the exons GCCCAAAAACTGCGACTGGCTTACACAAGGAGCTCCCATTATGGTGGGTCTCTGCCCAATGTTAACCAGATTGGCTGTGGCCTGGCCGAGTTCCAG AGCCCCCTCCACTCACCTTTGGATTCATCTCGGAGCACTCGGCACCACGGGCTGGTTGAACGAGTGCAGCGAGATCCCCGCAGAATGGTGTCCCCGCTCCGCCGATACCCCCGC CACATTGACAGTTCTCCCTACAGTCCTGCCTACTTATCTCCTCCTCCGGAGTCCAGCTGGAGAAG gACGATGCCCTGGGGCAATTTCCCTGCAGAGAAGGGGCAGTTGTTTCGACTGCCATCTGCACTTAACAG GACAAGCTCTGACTCTGCCCTTCATACAAGTGTGATGAACCCCAACCCCCAGGACACATATCCAGGTCCCACACCTCCCACTGTCCTGCCCAGCCGCCGTGGAG GTTTGCTGGATGGCAAAATGGACTCCAAAG tcCCTGCTATTGAGGAGAACTTGCTAGATGACAAGCATTTGCTGAAACCATGGGATACTAAGAAG ctttcctcatcctcctcccgaCCTCGGTCCTGTGAAGTCCCTGGAATTAA CATCTTTCCATCTCCTGACCAGCCTGCCAATGTGCCTGTCCTCCCACCTGCCATGAACACAGGGGGCTCCCTACCTGATCTCACCAACCTGCACTTTCCCCCACCGCTGCCCACCCCCTTGGACCCTGAGGAGACAGCCTATCCCAGCCTGAGTGGGGGCAACAGTACCTCTAATTTGACCCACACCATGACACATCTGGGCATCAGTGGAGGTCTGGGCCTGGGCCCAGGCTATAATGCACCAG GACTTCACTCACCTCTCAGCCACCCATCCCTGCAGTCCTCCCTAAGCAACCCCAACCTCCAGGCTTCCCTGAGCAGCCCTCAGCCCCAGCTTCAGGGCTCCCACAGTCACCCCTCACTGCCTGCCTCCTCCTTGGCCCACCATGCACTGCCCACCACCTCCCTAGGCCACCCGTCACTCAGTGCCCCagccctctcctcctcttcttcttcatccTCCACTTCATCTCCTGTCCTGGGTGCCCCCCCTTACCCAGCTTCTACTCCTGGGGCCTCCCCCCGCCACCGCCGTGTGCCCCTCAGCCCCCTGAGTTTGCCCGCGGGTCCAGCCGACGCCAGAAGGTCCCAACAGCAGCTGCCCAAACAGTTTTCGCCAACAATGTCACCCACCTTGTCTTCCATCACTCAG ggCGTCCCCCTGGACACCAGTAAACTGCCTACTGACCAGCGGCTGCCTCCATACCCATATAGCCCCCCGAGTCTGGTCCTGCCCACCCAGTCACCCACCCCAAAGTCTCTACAGCAGCCAGGACTGCCCTCTCAGGCCTGCTTAGTGCAGCCCTCAGGTGGGCAGCCCCCAAGCAGGCAGCCTCATTTTGGGACACTGTATCCACCTGGGTCTAGTGGGCACGGGCAACAGTCTTACCACCGGCCAATGAGTGACTTCAGCCTGGGGAAC CTGGAGCAGTTCAGCATGGAGAGCCCATCTACCAGCCTGGTGCTGGACCCCCCTGGCTTTTCTGAAGGGCCTGGATTTTTAGGGGGTGAGGGGCCAGTGGGTGGCCCTCAGGACCCTCATGCCCTCAACCACCAGAACTTGACCCACTGTTCTCGGCATGGCTCAGGACCTAACATCATCCTCACAG GAGACTCCTCTCCAGGTTTCTCTAAGGAGATTGCAGCAGCCCTGGCTGGAGTACCTGGCTTTGAGGTGTCAGCAGCTGGGTtggagctggggctggggcttgAAGATGAGCTGCACATGGAGCCACTGGGCCTGGAAGGGCTAAACATGCTGAGTGACCCCTGTGCTTTGCTGCCCGATCCTGCTGTAGAGGATTCATTCCGCAGTGACCGGTTACAGTGA
- the Crtc2 gene encoding CREB-regulated transcription coactivator 2 isoform X4, with product MVSPLRRYPRHIDSSPYSPAYLSPPPESSWRRTMPWGNFPAEKGQLFRLPSALNRTSSDSALHTSVMNPNPQDTYPGPTPPTVLPSRRGGLLDGKMDSKVPAIEENLLDDKHLLKPWDTKKLSSSSSRPRSCEVPGINIFPSPDQPANVPVLPPAMNTGGSLPDLTNLHFPPPLPTPLDPEETAYPSLSGGNSTSNLTHTMTHLGISGGLGLGPGYNAPGLHSPLSHPSLQSSLSNPNLQASLSSPQPQLQGSHSHPSLPASSLAHHALPTTSLGHPSLSAPALSSSSSSSSTSSPVLGAPPYPASTPGASPRHRRVPLSPLSLPAGPADARRSQQQLPKQFSPTMSPTLSSITQGVPLDTSKLPTDQRLPPYPYSPPSLVLPTQSPTPKSLQQPGLPSQACLVQPSGGQPPSRQPHFGTLYPPGSSGHGQQSYHRPMSDFSLGNLEQFSMESPSTSLVLDPPGFSEGPGFLGGEGPVGGPQDPHALNHQNLTHCSRHGSGPNIILTGDSSPGFSKEIAAALAGVPGFEVSAAGLELGLGLEDELHMEPLGLEGLNMLSDPCALLPDPAVEDSFRSDRLQ from the exons ATGGTGTCCCCGCTCCGCCGATACCCCCGC CACATTGACAGTTCTCCCTACAGTCCTGCCTACTTATCTCCTCCTCCGGAGTCCAGCTGGAGAAG gACGATGCCCTGGGGCAATTTCCCTGCAGAGAAGGGGCAGTTGTTTCGACTGCCATCTGCACTTAACAG GACAAGCTCTGACTCTGCCCTTCATACAAGTGTGATGAACCCCAACCCCCAGGACACATATCCAGGTCCCACACCTCCCACTGTCCTGCCCAGCCGCCGTGGAG GTTTGCTGGATGGCAAAATGGACTCCAAAG tcCCTGCTATTGAGGAGAACTTGCTAGATGACAAGCATTTGCTGAAACCATGGGATACTAAGAAG ctttcctcatcctcctcccgaCCTCGGTCCTGTGAAGTCCCTGGAATTAA CATCTTTCCATCTCCTGACCAGCCTGCCAATGTGCCTGTCCTCCCACCTGCCATGAACACAGGGGGCTCCCTACCTGATCTCACCAACCTGCACTTTCCCCCACCGCTGCCCACCCCCTTGGACCCTGAGGAGACAGCCTATCCCAGCCTGAGTGGGGGCAACAGTACCTCTAATTTGACCCACACCATGACACATCTGGGCATCAGTGGAGGTCTGGGCCTGGGCCCAGGCTATAATGCACCAG GACTTCACTCACCTCTCAGCCACCCATCCCTGCAGTCCTCCCTAAGCAACCCCAACCTCCAGGCTTCCCTGAGCAGCCCTCAGCCCCAGCTTCAGGGCTCCCACAGTCACCCCTCACTGCCTGCCTCCTCCTTGGCCCACCATGCACTGCCCACCACCTCCCTAGGCCACCCGTCACTCAGTGCCCCagccctctcctcctcttcttcttcatccTCCACTTCATCTCCTGTCCTGGGTGCCCCCCCTTACCCAGCTTCTACTCCTGGGGCCTCCCCCCGCCACCGCCGTGTGCCCCTCAGCCCCCTGAGTTTGCCCGCGGGTCCAGCCGACGCCAGAAGGTCCCAACAGCAGCTGCCCAAACAGTTTTCGCCAACAATGTCACCCACCTTGTCTTCCATCACTCAG ggCGTCCCCCTGGACACCAGTAAACTGCCTACTGACCAGCGGCTGCCTCCATACCCATATAGCCCCCCGAGTCTGGTCCTGCCCACCCAGTCACCCACCCCAAAGTCTCTACAGCAGCCAGGACTGCCCTCTCAGGCCTGCTTAGTGCAGCCCTCAGGTGGGCAGCCCCCAAGCAGGCAGCCTCATTTTGGGACACTGTATCCACCTGGGTCTAGTGGGCACGGGCAACAGTCTTACCACCGGCCAATGAGTGACTTCAGCCTGGGGAAC CTGGAGCAGTTCAGCATGGAGAGCCCATCTACCAGCCTGGTGCTGGACCCCCCTGGCTTTTCTGAAGGGCCTGGATTTTTAGGGGGTGAGGGGCCAGTGGGTGGCCCTCAGGACCCTCATGCCCTCAACCACCAGAACTTGACCCACTGTTCTCGGCATGGCTCAGGACCTAACATCATCCTCACAG GAGACTCCTCTCCAGGTTTCTCTAAGGAGATTGCAGCAGCCCTGGCTGGAGTACCTGGCTTTGAGGTGTCAGCAGCTGGGTtggagctggggctggggcttgAAGATGAGCTGCACATGGAGCCACTGGGCCTGGAAGGGCTAAACATGCTGAGTGACCCCTGTGCTTTGCTGCCCGATCCTGCTGTAGAGGATTCATTCCGCAGTGACCGGTTACAGTGA
- the Crtc2 gene encoding CREB-regulated transcription coactivator 2 isoform X3 produces the protein MATSGANGPGSATASASNPRKFSEKIALQKQRQAEETAAFEEVMMDIGSTRLQAQKLRLAYTRSSHYGGSLPNVNQIGCGLAEFQSPLHSPLDSSRSTRHHGLVERVQRDPRRMVSPLRRYPRHIDSSPYSPAYLSPPPESSWRRTMPWGNFPAEKGQLFRLPSALNRTSSDSALHTSVMNPNPQDTYPGPTPPTVLPSRRGGLLDGKMDSKVPAIEENLLDDKHLLKPWDTKKLSSSSSRPRSCEVPGINIFPSPDQPANVPVLPPAMNTGGSLPDLTNLHFPPPLPTPLDPEETAYPSLSGGNSTSNLTHTMTHLGISGGLGLGPGYNAPASTPGASPRHRRVPLSPLSLPAGPADARRSQQQLPKQFSPTMSPTLSSITQGVPLDTSKLPTDQRLPPYPYSPPSLVLPTQSPTPKSLQQPGLPSQACLVQPSGGQPPSRQPHFGTLYPPGSSGHGQQSYHRPMSDFSLGNLEQFSMESPSTSLVLDPPGFSEGPGFLGGEGPVGGPQDPHALNHQNLTHCSRHGSGPNIILTGDSSPGFSKEIAAALAGVPGFEVSAAGLELGLGLEDELHMEPLGLEGLNMLSDPCALLPDPAVEDSFRSDRLQ, from the exons TTACAGGCCCAAAAACTGCGACTGGCTTACACAAGGAGCTCCCATTATGGTGGGTCTCTGCCCAATGTTAACCAGATTGGCTGTGGCCTGGCCGAGTTCCAG AGCCCCCTCCACTCACCTTTGGATTCATCTCGGAGCACTCGGCACCACGGGCTGGTTGAACGAGTGCAGCGAGATCCCCGCAGAATGGTGTCCCCGCTCCGCCGATACCCCCGC CACATTGACAGTTCTCCCTACAGTCCTGCCTACTTATCTCCTCCTCCGGAGTCCAGCTGGAGAAG gACGATGCCCTGGGGCAATTTCCCTGCAGAGAAGGGGCAGTTGTTTCGACTGCCATCTGCACTTAACAG GACAAGCTCTGACTCTGCCCTTCATACAAGTGTGATGAACCCCAACCCCCAGGACACATATCCAGGTCCCACACCTCCCACTGTCCTGCCCAGCCGCCGTGGAG GTTTGCTGGATGGCAAAATGGACTCCAAAG tcCCTGCTATTGAGGAGAACTTGCTAGATGACAAGCATTTGCTGAAACCATGGGATACTAAGAAG ctttcctcatcctcctcccgaCCTCGGTCCTGTGAAGTCCCTGGAATTAA CATCTTTCCATCTCCTGACCAGCCTGCCAATGTGCCTGTCCTCCCACCTGCCATGAACACAGGGGGCTCCCTACCTGATCTCACCAACCTGCACTTTCCCCCACCGCTGCCCACCCCCTTGGACCCTGAGGAGACAGCCTATCCCAGCCTGAGTGGGGGCAACAGTACCTCTAATTTGACCCACACCATGACACATCTGGGCATCAGTGGAGGTCTGGGCCTGGGCCCAGGCTATAATGCACCAG CTTCTACTCCTGGGGCCTCCCCCCGCCACCGCCGTGTGCCCCTCAGCCCCCTGAGTTTGCCCGCGGGTCCAGCCGACGCCAGAAGGTCCCAACAGCAGCTGCCCAAACAGTTTTCGCCAACAATGTCACCCACCTTGTCTTCCATCACTCAG ggCGTCCCCCTGGACACCAGTAAACTGCCTACTGACCAGCGGCTGCCTCCATACCCATATAGCCCCCCGAGTCTGGTCCTGCCCACCCAGTCACCCACCCCAAAGTCTCTACAGCAGCCAGGACTGCCCTCTCAGGCCTGCTTAGTGCAGCCCTCAGGTGGGCAGCCCCCAAGCAGGCAGCCTCATTTTGGGACACTGTATCCACCTGGGTCTAGTGGGCACGGGCAACAGTCTTACCACCGGCCAATGAGTGACTTCAGCCTGGGGAAC CTGGAGCAGTTCAGCATGGAGAGCCCATCTACCAGCCTGGTGCTGGACCCCCCTGGCTTTTCTGAAGGGCCTGGATTTTTAGGGGGTGAGGGGCCAGTGGGTGGCCCTCAGGACCCTCATGCCCTCAACCACCAGAACTTGACCCACTGTTCTCGGCATGGCTCAGGACCTAACATCATCCTCACAG GAGACTCCTCTCCAGGTTTCTCTAAGGAGATTGCAGCAGCCCTGGCTGGAGTACCTGGCTTTGAGGTGTCAGCAGCTGGGTtggagctggggctggggcttgAAGATGAGCTGCACATGGAGCCACTGGGCCTGGAAGGGCTAAACATGCTGAGTGACCCCTGTGCTTTGCTGCCCGATCCTGCTGTAGAGGATTCATTCCGCAGTGACCGGTTACAGTGA